One genomic window of Massilia sp. KIM includes the following:
- the bioF gene encoding 8-amino-7-oxononanoate synthase: protein MDLIAGIDRKLGQLAEQSLTRKLRVADSACAPRQVVDGRPMLAFCSNDYLGLAAHPQVVEALREGASRYGAGSGASHLVSGHSRAHALLEERLAGWMAPHLEQPRALYLCTGYMANLAVLTAFGADADAMIFSEALNHASLIDGARLAKAGVSVYPHGEVAALERQLADSRAATKIVVTDSVFSMDGNLAPLPELLALCERHGAWLVVDDAHGFGVLGENGRGALEHFGLRSPNLVYMGTLGKAAGVGGAFIAAHASVIELLVQRARPYIYTTAAPPALAHALQASLDIIAGPEGAERRAHLGALVAQLRDALRLRDWRLMASNTAIQPVVIGANEDALRVAAALHEQGLWVPAIRPPTVAPGTARLRVTLSAAHTFDEVARLARALNELEKTAP from the coding sequence ATGGATCTGATCGCAGGCATCGACCGCAAGCTCGGGCAACTGGCCGAGCAGAGCTTGACCCGCAAGCTGCGCGTGGCGGACAGCGCCTGCGCGCCGCGGCAGGTGGTGGACGGCCGTCCCATGCTGGCCTTCTGCAGCAACGACTACCTGGGCCTGGCCGCGCATCCGCAGGTGGTGGAGGCCTTGCGCGAGGGCGCGTCGCGCTACGGCGCCGGCAGCGGCGCCTCGCACCTTGTCAGTGGCCACAGCCGCGCCCACGCGCTGTTGGAAGAACGCCTGGCCGGCTGGATGGCCCCCCACCTCGAACAGCCGCGCGCGCTCTACCTGTGCACCGGCTACATGGCCAACCTGGCGGTGCTCACCGCGTTCGGGGCCGACGCCGACGCGATGATCTTCTCGGAAGCGCTCAACCACGCCTCCCTGATCGACGGCGCGCGCCTGGCGAAGGCCGGCGTCAGCGTCTACCCGCACGGCGAGGTCGCGGCGCTCGAACGCCAGCTCGCCGACAGCAGGGCGGCCACGAAGATCGTGGTCACCGACAGCGTGTTCAGCATGGACGGCAATCTCGCTCCCCTGCCCGAACTGCTGGCCCTGTGCGAACGCCACGGCGCCTGGCTGGTGGTGGACGACGCCCACGGCTTCGGCGTGCTGGGCGAGAACGGCCGCGGGGCGCTCGAGCACTTCGGCCTGCGCTCGCCCAACCTGGTCTACATGGGCACGCTCGGCAAGGCAGCCGGCGTGGGCGGCGCCTTCATCGCGGCCCATGCCAGCGTGATCGAGCTGCTGGTGCAGCGCGCAAGGCCCTACATCTACACCACGGCCGCCCCGCCCGCCCTGGCCCATGCCCTGCAGGCCAGCCTTGATATCATTGCGGGTCCCGAAGGCGCCGAACGGCGCGCCCACCTGGGCGCGCTGGTGGCGCAGCTGCGGGACGCCCTGCGCCTGCGCGACTGGCGCCTGATGGCGTCGAACACGGCGATCCAGCCGGTCGTGATCGGCGCCAACGAGGACGCGCTGCGCGTGGCCGCCGCCCTGCACGAGCAGGGCCTGTGGGTGCCCGCGATCCGTCCGCCGACCGTGGCGCCGGGCACGGCGCGCCTGCGCGTGACCCTGTCGGCCGCGCACACCTTCGATGAGGTGGCGAGGCTGGCGCGCGCACTCAACGAACTGGAAAAGACCGCACCATGA
- the bioA gene encoding adenosylmethionine--8-amino-7-oxononanoate transaminase, with translation MKQQTSSDWIARSLRSVWHPCTQMQHHEEVPLIAVSRAQGAWLYDHEGRRYLDGISSWWVNLFGHANPRINAALKDQLDRLEHAMLAGFTHEPVIELSERLAELTGHALGHAFYASDGASAVEIAMKMSFHAWRNAGYPNKQEFVCLQGSYHGETIGALAVTDVPLFKDAYGPLLKASHVVPAPDARNAAEGESAQDVARRAIAEVKALFEQRGERIAAIIVEPLVQCATGMAMYDPLYLELLRELCDQHHVHLIADEIAVGCGRTGTFFACEQAAIWPDFLCLSKGISGGYLPLSLVLSTDEIYQSFYSEDITRGFLHSHSYTGNPLACRAALATLDIFRDDDVLARNRELATRLTVALAPLAEHERARHFRQRGMIFAFDAVEPHPQRASTFARRFFSTAVENELLLRPIGRTVYLMPPYVLDDEEVAGLAARTQKVFESVIAG, from the coding sequence ATGAAGCAACAGACCTCCTCCGATTGGATCGCACGCAGCCTGCGCAGCGTGTGGCACCCGTGCACCCAGATGCAGCACCACGAGGAGGTGCCCCTGATCGCCGTCAGCCGCGCGCAAGGCGCCTGGCTCTACGACCACGAGGGCCGGCGCTACCTGGACGGCATCAGCTCCTGGTGGGTCAACCTGTTCGGCCACGCCAACCCGCGCATCAACGCGGCCCTGAAGGACCAGCTCGACCGCCTCGAGCACGCCATGCTGGCCGGCTTCACCCACGAGCCGGTGATCGAGCTGTCGGAGCGCCTGGCCGAGCTGACCGGCCACGCCCTCGGCCACGCCTTCTACGCCTCGGACGGCGCCTCGGCGGTCGAGATCGCGATGAAGATGTCCTTCCACGCCTGGCGCAATGCAGGCTACCCGAACAAGCAGGAGTTCGTCTGCCTGCAGGGCAGCTACCACGGCGAGACCATCGGCGCCCTGGCCGTCACCGACGTGCCCCTGTTCAAGGACGCCTACGGCCCCCTGCTCAAGGCCTCGCACGTGGTGCCGGCGCCGGACGCGCGCAACGCCGCCGAGGGCGAATCGGCCCAGGACGTGGCGCGCCGCGCCATCGCCGAGGTCAAGGCCTTGTTCGAGCAGCGCGGCGAGCGCATCGCCGCCATCATCGTCGAGCCGCTGGTGCAGTGCGCGACCGGCATGGCGATGTACGACCCGCTCTACCTGGAGCTGCTGCGCGAGCTGTGCGACCAGCACCACGTGCACCTGATCGCCGACGAGATCGCGGTCGGCTGCGGCCGCACCGGCACCTTCTTCGCCTGCGAGCAGGCGGCGATCTGGCCGGACTTCCTGTGCCTGTCCAAGGGCATCAGCGGCGGCTACCTGCCGCTTTCGCTGGTGCTGAGCACCGACGAAATCTACCAGTCCTTCTACAGCGAGGACATCACGCGCGGCTTCCTGCACTCGCATTCCTACACCGGCAATCCGCTGGCCTGCCGCGCGGCCCTGGCCACGCTCGACATCTTCCGCGACGACGATGTCCTGGCGCGCAACCGCGAGCTGGCCACCAGGCTGACCGTGGCCCTGGCCCCGCTGGCCGAGCACGAGCGCGCGCGCCACTTCCGCCAGCGCGGCATGATCTTCGCCTTCGACGCCGTCGAGCCGCACCCGCAGCGCGCCTCCACCTTCGCGCGCCGTTTCTTCAGCACCGCCGTGGAAAACGAGCTGCTGCTGCGCCCGATCGGCCGCACCGTCTACCTGATGCCGCCCTACGTGCTGGACGACGAGGAAGTCGCCGGCCTGGCCGCGCGCACGCAGAAGGTGTTCGAATCGGTGATCGCGGGTTGA
- a CDS encoding DNA-binding transcriptional regulator produces the protein MTKRDIFSELREGFDALEGERQGKATLRTTEVEFKAAPEMTPEKVRAVRRKLHVSQPVFARYLRIKLQTVKNWEQGISKPNDQAAILISLIERNPKLLEEIAAL, from the coding sequence ATGACCAAACGCGATATCTTCTCTGAGCTGAGGGAAGGCTTTGACGCCTTGGAAGGCGAGCGTCAGGGAAAGGCGACGCTGCGCACGACGGAAGTCGAATTCAAAGCTGCTCCGGAAATGACCCCCGAGAAAGTTCGCGCAGTGCGCAGGAAGCTGCATGTTTCCCAGCCTGTATTCGCACGCTACCTTCGTATCAAACTTCAAACCGTGAAGAATTGGGAACAGGGCATCTCCAAGCCGAATGATCAGGCAGCCATCCTCATCAGCCTGATCGAGCGCAATCCCAAACTGCTCGAAGAAATCGCAGCGCTCTGA
- a CDS encoding D-amino acid dehydrogenase, whose product MQQHVIVIGGGVVGLTSAWWLAEAGYDVTLLERAPEVGSGASYGNGGQLSYRYVSPLADEGVPLKAIQWLFQENGPLRFKPEADLRQYRWLASFLAHCRADVNRRTTAKLLELGELSRQSMKALELAVPLEAFNWRDAGKLVVYRSRALFEKAAAKNGAGQVWSARDCAEREPALAAAEPLLAGGIYNAGEAVADCHAFCQALAAQLGRHPRFQGIVHGEARRLLNEGGRITGVETSTGVVRADAYVLAAGIQSRDLGDTAGIRLPLYPLKGYSLSAPIRQDDLAPEISVTDFERKVLYARIGDKLRVAAMVDMVGEDLSHDPKRVDSLTRQVRETMPRAADYSKLEVWAGLRPATPSSAPIIGATPYANLWLNVGHGPLGFTFACGTAALLAGAMQGKAPPFALDGLTLRT is encoded by the coding sequence ATGCAGCAGCATGTAATCGTCATCGGCGGCGGCGTCGTCGGCCTGACCTCCGCCTGGTGGCTGGCCGAGGCGGGCTACGACGTCACCCTGCTGGAACGCGCGCCCGAGGTGGGCAGCGGCGCCAGCTACGGCAATGGCGGGCAGCTCAGCTACCGCTACGTCTCGCCGCTGGCCGACGAAGGCGTGCCGCTCAAGGCGATCCAGTGGCTGTTCCAGGAGAACGGCCCGCTGCGCTTCAAGCCGGAGGCCGACCTGCGCCAGTACCGCTGGCTGGCCAGCTTCCTCGCCCACTGCCGCGCCGACGTCAACCGCCGCACCACCGCCAAGCTGCTCGAACTGGGCGAGCTGTCGCGCCAGTCCATGAAGGCGCTCGAACTCGCCGTGCCGCTCGAGGCCTTCAACTGGCGCGACGCCGGCAAGCTGGTGGTCTACCGTTCGCGCGCGCTGTTCGAGAAGGCGGCGGCCAAGAACGGCGCCGGCCAGGTCTGGTCGGCGCGCGACTGCGCCGAACGCGAGCCTGCGCTGGCCGCGGCCGAGCCGCTGCTGGCGGGCGGGATCTACAACGCCGGCGAGGCGGTGGCCGATTGCCATGCCTTCTGCCAGGCCCTCGCCGCCCAGCTGGGCCGGCATCCGCGCTTCCAGGGCATCGTGCACGGGGAAGCGCGCCGCCTGCTGAACGAGGGCGGGCGCATCACCGGCGTCGAGACGAGCACCGGGGTGGTGCGCGCCGACGCCTACGTGCTGGCCGCCGGCATCCAGAGCCGCGACCTGGGCGACACGGCCGGCATCCGCCTGCCGCTCTACCCGCTCAAGGGCTACAGCCTGAGCGCGCCGATCCGCCAGGACGACCTTGCCCCCGAGATCAGCGTCACCGACTTCGAGCGCAAGGTGCTGTACGCGCGCATCGGCGACAAGCTGCGGGTGGCGGCCATGGTCGACATGGTGGGGGAAGACCTGAGCCATGATCCGAAGCGGGTCGACAGCCTGACGCGCCAGGTGCGCGAGACCATGCCGCGCGCGGCCGACTACAGCAAGCTCGAGGTGTGGGCCGGGCTGCGCCCGGCGACGCCGAGCAGCGCGCCCATCATCGGCGCCACGCCCTATGCCAACCTGTGGCTGAACGTGGGCCACGGCCCGCTCGGCTTCACCTTCGCCTGCGGCACGGCCGCGCTGCTGGCCGGGGCGATGCAGGGGAAGGCGCCGCCTTTTGCGCTGGATGGCTTGACTCTGCGCACCTGA
- a CDS encoding YchJ family protein has translation MSTRPASSTCPCGGPAFDTCCAPFLSGAALPPTAETLMRSRYTAYVLKDEPYLLSTWHPSTRPAEAVIDEKEPIRWLGLEVKSALRLRQRKVNLPDDPDSDTVEFVARFKVGGRAHRLHEVSRFLREPDPDSGAPRWYYLDGSFPEKK, from the coding sequence ATGTCTACCCGCCCTGCCTCTTCCACCTGCCCCTGCGGCGGCCCTGCTTTCGACACCTGCTGCGCCCCTTTCCTCTCGGGCGCGGCGCTGCCGCCAACGGCCGAGACCCTGATGCGCTCGCGGTATACGGCCTATGTGCTGAAGGACGAGCCGTATTTGTTGTCGACCTGGCATCCCAGCACCCGTCCCGCGGAGGCGGTCATCGATGAGAAAGAGCCGATCCGCTGGCTCGGGCTTGAGGTAAAATCTGCTTTACGTTTACGTCAACGTAAAGTAAATTTGCCGGACGATCCAGACTCCGACACGGTCGAATTCGTCGCCCGTTTCAAGGTCGGCGGACGCGCGCACCGGCTGCACGAGGTGAGCCGCTTCCTGCGCGAACCCGATCCGGACAGCGGCGCCCCGCGCTGGTACTACCTGGACGGCAGTTTCCCCGAGAAAAAATAG
- the bioD gene encoding dethiobiotin synthase yields MKNLNEPEQAVAAPLAAPKATQRRVAAEPQPEPRAVENKPPRFCCFVTGTDTEIGKTLVSAAILHKLVSSGRRACGMKPVAAGAEMRDGRLHNEDADMLAAAGNVNLPSSITTPYMLREPAAPHIAAAREGVRIDPVPIIAAYAEIQAASDAVVVEGVGGFRVPFNDDFDSADLAAQLNLPVILVVGLRLGCISHALLTVEAIVARGLVLAGWVANTADPDMRFMRENIEALEQRIPAPLLGHVPRLEQPTAAAAAEFIDLAGLPGWPSPRVQT; encoded by the coding sequence ATGAAGAACCTGAACGAACCCGAGCAAGCGGTGGCCGCGCCGCTGGCCGCGCCGAAAGCGACGCAGCGCCGCGTCGCCGCCGAGCCGCAGCCGGAGCCGCGCGCCGTCGAGAACAAGCCGCCGCGCTTCTGCTGCTTCGTCACCGGCACCGACACCGAGATCGGCAAGACCCTGGTCTCGGCCGCCATCCTGCACAAGCTGGTGAGCAGCGGCCGGCGCGCCTGCGGCATGAAGCCGGTGGCGGCCGGCGCCGAGATGCGTGACGGCCGCCTGCACAACGAGGACGCCGACATGCTGGCCGCCGCCGGCAACGTCAACCTGCCGTCCTCGATCACCACGCCCTACATGCTGCGCGAACCGGCCGCGCCCCACATCGCCGCCGCGCGCGAAGGCGTTCGCATCGACCCGGTGCCGATCATCGCCGCCTATGCCGAGATCCAGGCCGCCTCCGACGCGGTGGTGGTCGAGGGCGTAGGCGGCTTTCGCGTGCCTTTCAACGACGACTTCGACAGCGCCGACCTGGCCGCCCAGCTCAACCTGCCGGTGATCCTGGTGGTGGGCCTGCGGCTGGGCTGCATCAGCCACGCGCTGCTCACCGTCGAAGCCATCGTCGCGCGCGGCCTGGTGCTGGCCGGCTGGGTCGCCAACACGGCCGACCCGGACATGCGCTTCATGCGGGAGAACATCGAAGCCCTGGAGCAGCGCATTCCCGCGCCGCTGCTGGGCCACGTGCCGCGCCTCGAACAACCCACGGCCGCCGCGGCGGCCGAATTCATCGATCTTGCGGGGCTGCCTGGCTGGCCCTCCCCGCGCGTCCAGACCTAG
- a CDS encoding carboxyl transferase domain-containing protein, giving the protein MPQIESKLNPRSEDFKVNAAAMQAVVDDLRAKVALMAKGGGEAASAKHVARGKLLPRERVENLLDPGTPFLEFSQLAAYEMYDNAAPAAGIITGIGRVAGQECVIVCNDATVKGGTYYPMTVKKHLRAQEIAEQNNLPCIYLVDSGGANLPNQDDVFPDRDHFGRIFYNQANMSAKGIPQIAVVMGSCTAGGAYVPAMSDESIIVKEQGTIFLGGPPLVKAATGEVVSAEDLGGGDVHTRLSGVADHLAQNDLHALSLARNIVSNLNRGKPVQGVLRESVEPKYAPEELYGVIPVDTRKPFDVREVIARVVDGSEFDEFKARYGTTLVCGFAHIYGMKVGIIANNGILFSESALKGTHFIELCCQRKIPLVFLQNITGFMVGRKYENEGIARNGAKMVTAVATASVPKFTVIIGGSFGAGNYGMCGRAFSPRFLWMWPNARISVMGGDQAASVLATVKRDGIEAKGGNWSPEEEAAFKQPIKEQYEHQGHPYYASARLWDDGVIDPADTRMVLGLGLSAALNKPIEDTKFGVFRM; this is encoded by the coding sequence ATGCCCCAGATCGAGAGCAAACTCAACCCGCGCAGCGAGGATTTCAAGGTTAACGCCGCCGCCATGCAGGCGGTGGTGGACGACCTGCGCGCCAAGGTCGCGCTGATGGCCAAGGGCGGCGGCGAAGCGGCGAGCGCCAAGCACGTCGCGCGCGGCAAGCTGCTGCCGCGCGAGCGCGTGGAGAATCTGCTCGACCCCGGCACGCCCTTCCTCGAGTTCTCCCAGCTGGCCGCCTACGAGATGTATGACAATGCGGCGCCGGCGGCCGGCATCATCACCGGCATCGGCCGCGTGGCCGGCCAGGAATGCGTGATCGTCTGTAACGACGCCACCGTCAAGGGCGGCACCTATTACCCGATGACGGTCAAGAAGCACCTGCGCGCCCAGGAGATCGCCGAGCAGAACAACCTGCCCTGCATCTACCTGGTCGACTCGGGCGGCGCCAACCTGCCGAACCAGGACGACGTGTTCCCCGACCGCGACCACTTCGGCCGCATCTTCTACAACCAGGCCAACATGTCGGCCAAGGGCATTCCCCAGATCGCGGTGGTGATGGGTTCCTGCACCGCCGGCGGCGCCTACGTGCCGGCCATGAGCGACGAGTCGATCATCGTCAAGGAACAGGGCACCATCTTCCTGGGCGGCCCTCCCCTGGTGAAGGCGGCCACCGGCGAGGTGGTGAGCGCCGAGGACCTGGGCGGCGGCGACGTCCACACCCGCCTGTCGGGCGTGGCCGACCACCTGGCGCAGAACGACCTGCACGCCCTCTCGCTGGCGCGTAACATCGTCTCCAACCTGAACCGCGGCAAGCCGGTCCAGGGCGTGCTGCGCGAAAGCGTGGAGCCCAAGTACGCGCCGGAAGAACTGTATGGCGTGATCCCCGTCGACACCCGCAAGCCCTTCGACGTGCGCGAAGTGATCGCGCGCGTGGTCGACGGCAGCGAGTTCGATGAGTTCAAGGCGCGCTACGGCACCACCCTGGTGTGCGGCTTCGCCCACATCTACGGCATGAAGGTCGGCATCATCGCCAACAACGGCATCCTGTTCTCGGAGTCGGCGCTCAAGGGCACCCACTTCATCGAGCTGTGCTGCCAGCGCAAGATCCCGCTGGTCTTCCTGCAGAACATCACCGGCTTCATGGTCGGCCGCAAGTACGAGAACGAAGGCATCGCCCGCAACGGCGCCAAGATGGTGACGGCCGTGGCCACCGCCTCGGTGCCGAAGTTCACCGTCATCATCGGCGGCTCCTTCGGCGCCGGCAACTACGGCATGTGCGGCCGCGCTTTCTCGCCGCGCTTCCTGTGGATGTGGCCGAACGCGCGCATCTCGGTGATGGGCGGCGACCAGGCCGCCTCAGTGCTGGCCACCGTCAAGCGCGACGGCATCGAAGCCAAGGGCGGCAACTGGTCGCCCGAGGAAGAAGCCGCGTTCAAGCAGCCGATCAAGGAGCAGTACGAACACCAGGGCCACCCCTACTACGCCTCGGCGCGCCTGTGGGACGACGGCGTGATCGACCCGGCCGACACCCGCATGGTGCTGGGCCTGGGCCTCTCGGCGGCGCTCAACAAGCCGATCGAGGACACGAAGTTCGGCGTGTTCCGCATGTAA
- a CDS encoding enoyl-CoA hydratase/isomerase family protein, with protein sequence MDYQTLTVAIDDKVAAVTLNRPELRNAFNEQAIAELALAFDELGRIDTVRAIVLAANGPAFCAGADLNWMKKMAGYSHSENQEDAMRLADMLRTIYLCPKPTVAKVQGDCYAGGMGLVAACDIVVASEVAHFCLSEVKLGLIPATISPYVIKAMGEQAARRYFLTAERFDAPEARRIGFAHEVVAAEQLDATVAGIVNNLVNNSPNAVREAKALVREIVGQPVNDALLADTAGRIAAIRASLEGREGVASFLEKRKPSWLT encoded by the coding sequence ATGGATTACCAGACCCTGACCGTCGCCATCGACGACAAGGTGGCCGCCGTCACCCTGAACCGCCCGGAACTGCGCAATGCCTTCAACGAACAGGCCATCGCCGAGCTGGCCCTGGCCTTCGACGAACTCGGACGCATCGATACGGTGCGCGCCATCGTGCTGGCCGCCAACGGCCCGGCCTTCTGCGCCGGCGCGGACCTGAACTGGATGAAGAAGATGGCCGGCTACTCGCACAGCGAGAACCAGGAAGACGCGATGCGCCTGGCCGACATGCTGCGCACCATCTACCTCTGCCCCAAGCCCACCGTGGCCAAGGTCCAGGGTGACTGCTACGCCGGCGGCATGGGCCTGGTGGCGGCCTGCGACATCGTGGTCGCCAGCGAGGTGGCCCATTTCTGCCTGTCCGAAGTGAAGCTGGGCCTGATCCCGGCCACCATCTCGCCCTATGTGATCAAGGCCATGGGCGAACAGGCGGCGCGCCGCTACTTCCTCACCGCCGAGCGTTTCGACGCCCCGGAGGCGCGCCGCATCGGCTTCGCCCACGAGGTGGTGGCGGCCGAACAGCTCGACGCCACGGTGGCGGGCATCGTCAACAACCTGGTCAACAACAGCCCGAACGCGGTGCGCGAAGCCAAGGCCCTGGTGCGCGAGATCGTCGGCCAGCCGGTGAACGACGCCCTGCTGGCGGACACCGCCGGCCGCATCGCCGCCATCCGCGCCTCGCTCGAAGGGCGCGAGGGCGTGGCCTCCTTCCTTGAAAAACGCAAGCCCTCGTGGCTGACTTGA
- the bioB gene encoding biotin synthase BioB — protein MNTVALHRPVAPIKQAENATWPVADVLALFELPFPELMHRAQTAHRASFPDGDVELATLLSIKTGGCEEDCGYCPQAARYDTGVEAKKILDLDTVLDAARQAKASGATRFCMGAAWRSPKERDMEKVENMVREVKALGLETCATLGMLEEGQAEQLKKAGLDYYNHNIDTAPDFYNNVISTREYQDRLDTLGRVRQAGLKVCCGGIVGMGETREQRAGLISQLANLNPYPESVPINHLVQVEGTPLHGIDKLDPLEFVRTIAVARITMPQARVRLSAGRRELGEAVQAMCFMAGANSIFYGDKLLTTGNPEADDDRALLDKLGLKTRAATLESAPKEACGC, from the coding sequence ATGAACACCGTCGCCCTGCACCGCCCCGTGGCCCCGATCAAGCAGGCCGAGAACGCGACCTGGCCCGTGGCCGACGTGCTCGCTCTGTTCGAGCTGCCCTTCCCCGAGCTGATGCACCGCGCCCAGACCGCGCACCGCGCCAGCTTCCCGGACGGCGACGTCGAACTAGCGACCCTGCTGTCGATCAAGACGGGCGGCTGCGAAGAGGACTGCGGCTACTGCCCCCAGGCCGCGCGCTACGACACCGGCGTGGAGGCCAAGAAGATCCTCGACCTCGACACCGTGCTGGACGCGGCGCGCCAGGCCAAGGCCAGCGGCGCCACCCGCTTCTGCATGGGCGCCGCCTGGCGCAGCCCGAAGGAGCGCGACATGGAAAAGGTCGAGAACATGGTGCGCGAAGTGAAGGCCCTGGGCCTGGAAACCTGCGCCACCCTGGGCATGCTGGAAGAAGGCCAGGCCGAACAGCTTAAGAAGGCGGGCCTGGACTACTACAACCACAACATCGACACCGCGCCGGACTTCTACAACAACGTGATCTCGACCCGCGAATACCAGGACCGCCTGGACACGCTGGGCCGCGTGCGCCAGGCCGGCCTGAAGGTCTGCTGCGGCGGCATCGTCGGCATGGGCGAGACGCGCGAGCAGCGCGCCGGCCTGATCTCGCAGCTGGCCAACCTGAACCCCTACCCGGAATCGGTGCCGATCAACCACCTGGTGCAGGTGGAAGGCACCCCGCTGCACGGCATCGACAAGCTCGATCCGCTGGAGTTCGTGCGCACCATCGCCGTGGCCCGCATCACCATGCCGCAGGCGCGCGTGCGCCTGTCGGCCGGCCGCCGCGAGCTGGGAGAGGCGGTGCAGGCGATGTGCTTCATGGCCGGCGCCAACTCGATCTTCTACGGCGACAAGCTGCTCACCACCGGCAACCCGGAAGCGGACGACGACCGCGCGCTGCTGGACAAGCTCGGCCTGAAGACCCGCGCCGCCACGCTGGAATCGGCGCCGAAGGAAGCCTGCGGCTGCTGA